Proteins encoded within one genomic window of Thiothrix litoralis:
- the nifW gene encoding nitrogenase-stabilizing/protective protein NifW, protein MTDTDLTLDLEELVSAEDFLNYFDIAFDQTVVHVNRLHILQRFHNYLTKEPVASNDDAMREQYTRLLTKAYTDFVGSDAKTEKVLKVYRMNEPQTAFVTLESLFGKG, encoded by the coding sequence ATGACCGATACCGACCTCACCCTCGACCTCGAAGAACTGGTCAGCGCGGAAGACTTCCTCAACTATTTCGACATCGCGTTTGACCAGACCGTGGTGCATGTCAACCGCCTGCACATCCTGCAACGCTTCCACAACTACCTGACGAAAGAGCCAGTCGCCAGCAACGACGATGCCATGCGCGAACAGTACACGCGCCTGCTCACCAAGGCGTATACCGATTTCGTGGGTTCTGACGCCAAGACCGAAAAAGTGCTGAAAGTCTACCGTATGAACGAACCGCAAACCGCTTTCGTCACGCTGGAAAGCCTGTTCGGGAAGGGGTAA
- a CDS encoding nitrogen fixation protein NifZ, translated as MPQYEYGAKVRVIRNVRDDGTFYGAAIGNLLVKRGSVGYVRDVGTFLQDQIIYSVHFLDEQKTVGCREEELIGGDDPWEPSLYQFRDKVTTKVTLAIEGEVIANPGDVGEILKVISGLPTSFAYHVRFPGRTLQVPEKLLEEVPDA; from the coding sequence ATGCCCCAATACGAATACGGCGCGAAAGTGCGCGTGATCCGCAACGTGCGTGACGACGGCACGTTTTACGGCGCAGCCATCGGCAACCTGCTGGTGAAGCGTGGCAGTGTCGGCTACGTGCGCGATGTTGGTACATTCCTGCAAGACCAGATCATCTACTCGGTGCATTTCCTCGACGAACAAAAAACCGTCGGTTGCCGCGAAGAAGAGCTGATCGGCGGCGACGATCCGTGGGAACCCAGCCTCTACCAATTCCGCGACAAAGTGACCACCAAAGTCACCCTCGCCATCGAAGGCGAAGTCATCGCCAACCCCGGCGATGTCGGCGAAATCCTCAAAGTGATCAGCGGCCTACCCACAAGCTTCGCCTACCATGTACGCTTCCCCGGCAGAACGCTGCAAGTCCCCGAAAAGCTGCTGGAGGAAGTCCCCGATGCCTAA